One genomic segment of Rivularia sp. PCC 7116 includes these proteins:
- a CDS encoding filamentous hemagglutinin N-terminal domain-containing protein, producing the protein MLKKSIHWGWLLKLALVNIGIFWVNSADAQIIPDSTLINNSTVKKQGNRNIIEGGSTAGSNLFHSFQEFGVVNGGEAYFNNSVEINNIITRVTGSSISNINGLIKANGTANLFIINPNGIAFGENAKLDIGGSFIGTTADSIKFADDIEFSAKNPKNKPLLTVNLPLGLQYGENNSNISSNISNSGSLTVGEGKNITLIGNSFENLGNLKTKGGQISIAAISPQGFVSLGNSGEILGIDGNTNSIGKVINLGKIDASNLQGVGGKVTVFGDRIGLLENSFFDASGTVGGGEIIIGNSDTKAVYIDSEALLQSNALNRGDGGNISIFASESTRVYGSFSAKGGINNGNGGKVETSGNNFLDITGTTVDTNANNGLNGDWLLNSGNIFFGSTSSFDSTADKNDLEIFQPLNNTTILDSSTIEKQLTAGNNLTITARKTGNQNGNIQADKLNIITNNNTPVTLTFAADNDIALSEGNIIAALDTTGLIFQADRDADGKGKLSIGKNSEAISVVLQTTGGKFDASASGDILLSNAAILSTNTAANNSESMAIATKGSLILQKSYIVKDKSGAGNNGEINIEAANSVLRETSSISNKVNGVSNSGDINIKGNSLSLQDDSTISNDTYGNGNAGNIDIQLNRLSVKSGAISSVTEGNGNSGLIKIETDIFDLNQGPIQSTTLGNGDAGDIIFNTKSFSLIDGALSTKTEAKGNAGDIEVNAIDNILISNGGALTSDSNGEGDAGNINLNTNSLVLNRGVIASKANAYDNNFTSPANAGDINIEADSVSLQNRSTISSTTQGNGNGGLIKIESNIFDLNKGSILSTTLGNGNAGKIIVNTKLFSLTDGAFITKTEAKGDAGDININAIDEIFIDNIGVLTSDSNGEGNAGNINLITNSLILSNQSVIASKANAEDNNFSSPANAGNINIEANDILLDNNSVITSDTSVTGNAGEIKLKATNITLKSFSNIIAIADENSTGNAGKITLTARDILFENDAKSVEDNPEKSNSLIGITEGKGNAGEINITAEKVILRNQGAIETSTRGEGNAGRLTLNTSLLQVENSRTQNRGGITSGSVGSGKAGELVINADKILLNNSDIEAETKSGNGGDIDINLKDVLILRNGSLITTNAGTEQLGGDGGNINIDAKFIVALPEEDSNITANAFSGKGGMVNVKTNGIFGIFPQNRPTKFSDITASSELGVSGEININRTAIEPAQGLIELPTSLVDASQEIVRDCNSEQTETASSFISTGRGGLPLNPYEPLTEFETIANWVTLTNQNNQQTRKIKLETPKKSTSRQKIVEAQGWIENSRGEIEFVAQLPKGYSSNVSQQSDCDVMQ; encoded by the coding sequence ATGTTAAAGAAAAGTATTCATTGGGGCTGGCTTCTCAAGTTGGCTTTGGTTAATATCGGTATTTTTTGGGTGAATAGTGCTGATGCTCAAATTATACCTGATAGCACTTTAATTAATAATTCTACTGTAAAAAAACAAGGAAACCGCAATATCATCGAAGGTGGAAGTACTGCCGGAAGCAATTTGTTTCACAGCTTCCAAGAGTTTGGAGTAGTTAATGGTGGTGAAGCATATTTTAATAATTCAGTTGAGATCAATAATATTATTACTCGGGTAACTGGGAGTTCGATTTCTAATATTAATGGTTTAATTAAAGCTAATGGTACGGCTAATTTATTTATAATTAATCCTAACGGTATTGCATTCGGTGAAAACGCCAAACTTGATATTGGTGGTTCTTTCATTGGCACTACAGCAGATAGTATAAAGTTCGCGGATGATATCGAATTTAGCGCTAAAAATCCTAAAAATAAGCCTTTATTGACAGTGAATCTGCCTTTAGGCTTGCAATATGGTGAAAATAATAGCAATATTAGTAGTAATATTAGTAATTCAGGTAGTTTGACTGTCGGCGAAGGGAAAAATATCACTCTGATTGGTAATAGTTTTGAAAATTTAGGCAATTTAAAAACTAAGGGTGGACAAATTTCTATAGCTGCAATTTCTCCTCAAGGGTTTGTGAGTTTAGGCAATTCTGGAGAAATTTTAGGTATTGATGGTAATACAAATAGTATCGGTAAGGTTATCAATCTAGGTAAAATTGATGCATCAAACTTGCAAGGAGTGGGTGGAAAAGTCACTGTATTCGGAGACAGAATTGGTTTGTTAGAAAACTCCTTTTTTGATGCTTCTGGAACTGTGGGTGGTGGTGAAATTATTATTGGAAATAGCGATACAAAAGCAGTTTATATTGATTCGGAAGCATTGTTACAGAGCAATGCTTTAAATAGAGGAGATGGTGGGAATATCAGCATATTTGCATCAGAATCTACTCGCGTTTATGGAAGTTTCAGTGCCAAGGGTGGAATAAATAATGGTAACGGTGGTAAAGTTGAAACTTCTGGAAATAATTTTCTAGATATTACAGGTACAACTGTTGATACTAATGCTAATAACGGCTTAAATGGTGATTGGTTGCTCAATTCTGGGAATATTTTTTTTGGTTCTACTTCAAGTTTTGATTCTACTGCCGATAAGAATGATTTAGAAATTTTTCAGCCGCTAAATAATACAACTATATTAGATAGTTCTACTATAGAAAAACAGTTGACTGCGGGAAATAACCTTACCATTACAGCCAGAAAGACGGGTAATCAAAATGGAAATATTCAAGCCGATAAATTGAATATTATTACCAATAATAATACTCCAGTAACGTTAACATTTGCAGCAGATAACGATATTGCTTTATCTGAAGGCAACATAATAGCCGCTTTGGATACGACTGGTTTAATATTTCAAGCAGATAGAGATGCCGATGGTAAAGGTAAATTAAGCATTGGTAAAAACTCTGAAGCAATAAGTGTGGTGTTGCAAACCACTGGAGGAAAATTTGATGCTTCAGCATCAGGTGATATTTTATTATCTAATGCTGCGATTCTAAGTACTAATACTGCTGCCAATAATTCAGAATCGATGGCGATCGCCACGAAAGGTTCTTTGATACTGCAAAAAAGTTACATCGTTAAAGACAAGTCTGGTGCAGGTAATAATGGTGAAATTAATATAGAAGCAGCAAATTCTGTTTTGAGGGAAACAAGTTCTATTTCTAACAAGGTGAATGGTGTTAGTAATAGTGGAGATATTAATATCAAGGGTAATTCGCTTTCTCTCCAAGATGATAGCACGATTAGTAACGATACTTATGGAAATGGCAATGCTGGAAACATCGATATACAGTTAAATCGTTTATCAGTAAAAAGCGGCGCAATTAGTAGTGTTACTGAAGGAAATGGCAATAGTGGGTTAATCAAAATTGAAACAGATATATTTGATTTAAATCAAGGACCAATTCAAAGCACTACACTAGGAAATGGTGATGCTGGAGACATAATTTTTAATACGAAATCATTTTCTCTAATAGATGGAGCTTTATCGACTAAAACCGAAGCTAAAGGTAATGCAGGTGATATTGAAGTCAATGCTATCGACAATATTTTGATTAGTAATGGAGGTGCTTTAACCAGCGATTCAAATGGAGAAGGAGACGCTGGAAACATCAATTTAAATACTAATTCTCTGGTATTAAATCGAGGCGTGATTGCTTCCAAGGCAAATGCTTACGATAATAACTTTACTTCTCCTGCTAATGCTGGGGATATTAACATTGAAGCCGATTCTGTTTCGTTACAAAATAGAAGTACTATATCAAGTACTACTCAAGGAAATGGAAATGGTGGATTAATTAAAATTGAAAGCAATATATTCGATTTAAATAAAGGATCGATTCTAAGTACTACCCTAGGGAACGGTAATGCTGGAAAAATTATTGTTAATACAAAATTATTTTCTTTAACAGATGGAGCTTTTATTACAAAAACTGAAGCAAAGGGTGATGCAGGTGATATTAATATTAATGCTATCGACGAAATTTTTATTGACAATATAGGTGTTTTAACCAGCGATTCAAATGGAGAAGGTAACGCTGGAAATATCAATTTAATTACTAATTCTCTAATATTAAGCAATCAAAGCGTGATTGCTTCCAAGGCGAATGCTGAGGATAATAACTTTAGTTCTCCCGCCAATGCTGGGAATATCAATATTGAAGCTAATGATATTTTATTAGATAATAATAGCGTGATAACCAGCGATACTTCTGTAACGGGAAATGCTGGAGAAATCAAACTTAAAGCTACTAACATAACCCTGAAAAGTTTTTCAAATATCATTGCCATTGCAGATGAAAACTCGACTGGGAACGCTGGTAAAATTACACTTACCGCTCGCGATATTTTATTTGAAAACGACGCGAAATCAGTTGAAGATAATCCTGAGAAGAGTAATAGTTTAATTGGGATTACCGAAGGTAAAGGAAATGCTGGAGAAATAAATATTACCGCAGAAAAAGTTATTCTCCGAAATCAAGGAGCAATAGAAACCTCAACAAGAGGTGAAGGAAATGCTGGTAGACTAACTTTAAATACCTCTTTATTACAAGTAGAAAACTCGCGAACGCAAAATCGTGGAGGTATCACCAGTGGTTCTGTTGGTTCCGGTAAAGCAGGAGAACTTGTTATCAATGCAGACAAAATTTTACTAAATAATAGCGATATTGAAGCAGAAACCAAATCGGGTAATGGTGGTGATATTGACATAAATTTAAAAGACGTTTTAATACTACGCAACGGTAGCTTGATTACTACCAACGCAGGTACTGAACAACTTGGTGGTGATGGAGGAAATATCAACATCGACGCAAAATTTATTGTTGCTTTACCCGAAGAAGATAGCAATATTACAGCCAATGCTTTTTCCGGTAAAGGTGGTATGGTTAATGTAAAAACCAACGGTATTTTTGGAATTTTTCCTCAAAATCGACCCACTAAATTTAGCGACATTACCGCAAGTTCGGAATTAGGAGTTAGCGGTGAAATAAATATAAATAGAACAGCTATAGAACCGGCTCAAGGTTTAATAGAATTACCTACCAGTTTAGTGGATGCATCCCAAGAAATTGTTCGAGATTGTAATTCAGAACAAACTGAAACAGCTAGTAGCTTTATCTCTACAGGAAGAGGTGGATTACCCCTGAATCCCTATGAACCTTTGACAGAATTTGAGACGATTGCAAATTGGGTTACGCTTACAAATCAAAATAATCAGCAGACAAGAAAAATTAAGTTAGAAACACCCAAAAAATCAACCTCACGTCAAAAAATTGTCGAAGCACAAGGCTGGATAGAAAATTCCCGTGGCGAAATCGAATTCGTTGCACAATTACCCAAAGGTTATTCTAGTAATGTTTCGCAGCAATCTGATTGCGACGTGATGCAGTAA
- a CDS encoding M20/M25/M40 family metallo-hydrolase yields MKKNIGFVLLILIGVAVTLFFGSNFFSQSKETAEFNTIHIETPQAQEESTKLDNSPTQSPQKKIQTNIPQVEPERLFADLENLSSQRFTTSERRRTRNYIINELKKIGWQSSLEQFPRGINVFAEKPGTDSKAGAILLAAHYDTVLNSPGADDNATGVAVLLEIARLFNSAATPRTLQLAFFDKEEAGLLGSRAFVKNQARLQNLRGVIVMDMVGYACYTVGCQKTPSGFPITPTSDKGDFLAVVGDTEHLPLINTFQNLDKSSELPPVFTLPVPLKGFFTPDVLRSDHAPFWLQGIGALLVTDTANLRSSYYHQPSDTPTNIERDFFKGAAQLIVNATNSLLQGSGSLQTPS; encoded by the coding sequence ATGAAAAAAAATATTGGATTTGTGCTGTTGATATTAATAGGTGTTGCGGTTACTTTATTTTTCGGAAGTAATTTTTTTAGTCAATCTAAAGAAACTGCTGAGTTTAATACTATTCATATAGAAACTCCCCAAGCTCAAGAAGAGTCTACAAAACTTGATAATTCACCAACTCAGAGTCCACAAAAAAAGATACAAACTAATATTCCTCAAGTCGAACCAGAAAGATTGTTTGCTGACTTAGAAAACTTGAGTTCTCAGCGTTTTACAACTTCCGAACGCAGACGTACCCGCAATTATATTATTAATGAATTAAAAAAAATAGGTTGGCAATCTTCTTTGGAACAGTTTCCGCGAGGTATTAATGTCTTTGCAGAAAAACCGGGAACTGATAGCAAAGCCGGAGCAATTTTACTCGCCGCACATTACGATACCGTTTTAAATTCTCCCGGTGCCGATGATAATGCAACTGGTGTTGCCGTATTGCTAGAAATTGCCAGACTGTTTAATTCTGCTGCAACTCCTCGAACTTTGCAATTGGCTTTTTTCGATAAAGAAGAAGCTGGTTTATTAGGTAGTCGTGCTTTCGTTAAAAATCAAGCCCGTTTGCAAAACTTACGCGGCGTGATTGTCATGGATATGGTTGGTTATGCTTGTTATACGGTAGGTTGTCAAAAAACTCCCTCTGGTTTCCCCATAACTCCTACAAGCGACAAAGGTGACTTTTTAGCCGTAGTAGGCGATACCGAACATTTACCATTAATTAATACTTTTCAAAATCTCGATAAATCATCTGAATTACCACCAGTATTTACTTTACCGGTTCCTCTCAAAGGCTTTTTTACCCCCGATGTTTTACGTAGCGATCATGCGCCGTTTTGGCTGCAAGGAATCGGAGCTTTATTAGTAACAGATACAGCTAATTTACGTAGCTCTTATTATCATCAACCAAGCGATACTCCAACTAATATTGAACGTGATTTTTTTAAAGGAGCAGCACAGTTAATTGTTAATGCTACCAACTCTTTATTGCAAGGTAGCGGTAGTTTGCAAACACCGAGTTAG
- a CDS encoding translocation/assembly module TamB domain-containing protein has translation MPNSSSTEKCPKSKNRKRLWFLVLSRGGLAFGGLLIVGISFGIWRLQVFIRQDLAPLVEKNLTSIIDRPLELGEVNGFSLSGVRFGASAVPKTATDADTVKADAIEVGFDPLKLLFNRKLKLDITLVNPVGYVDRDEQGRWITTKIVLPEKPGAIAIDLEKVNLRNGSVTLMPFGENRQVSPKVVFSELNGYAKFFDNYQAVRFEVGGKPGRSGNVSVRGKVGIKTKTGNLQLQVEDLIASEVTPLVELPINLKGGKINGDLQVKLPAGEKIQPLLYGNARVEGLSFQVARMPKPLVNSQGTLQFDGTKVRLNDVVTSYGKIPLSGGGIIDWKTGYDLTARVNAVSVNDTLQTLEIQSPLPVGGVVKGDLKMTGAITQPIISGTVATVKPGIVDKVKLKTASGKFAFVTADSTITFTDIRGTAAVGGDVRGAGKILMGDDTVGRSSQVNFNFLTSNAPGDSFARIYDIPTPSFQVGRVAATANLSGTPETLRTLVEFNAPQATYPATGEVVVNRDRSLQFRNVALAVAGGTALAYGSWNQQRWQAVANTKGIKINQFVSQEQLEKVNLDSADFNGKVIVSGSSTPFKIAQIKTENADIKVAGGRVAVNSVKFNEQDFSADLVASGVQVGRLFKNANLPINGSLNGKFQVSGSTSNFDMKTLQVRGNAGLAAAGGTITASDIRVKDGIYLARVKANNLQLQQLSEQIPKSFKGKLRGDFDVAGSLDSFQPESIVANGKAEIETAGGTVAANNIRVKNGVYLADVAANNVRVRELSQQIPKSFSGRLTGNFNVAGSLDSFAPENLIVSGKGNLNTAAGRILARDIEFARGQYRAKIGVNNIDVRQLSPQIPSSFPGKLTGNFDVAGSTKSLEDLTISGNGFVNAAGGRITAAEIAVYNGRYQAKVVANDLLVRQLSPQIPKSFAGRLTGKFDVAGSVNSFEDLTASGNAAINTGAGKITASDILVNNGNYQAVVAANQIKIRQIAPQVPEVLAGTLTGKLNIAGSLNSFDSLTAAGNAAIDAAGGKIAASNIQLKNGSYQAIVNAANLELNQLNQNLRGKFNGNLQVAGNWKNPSLADVRANGNVQFSQGIPGFEKPIDAAIAWNGNKLKIQRASAPGLYISGDIFANAKSTGIPTITQLDLNVRANDFDLQQLPVDVYNAVDVAGKVDFNGKITGKLPIPNIVGQVALKDFAVNDIAFEPVLAGNVKSQQGSSLQLNVAGKQDKISVNLNANNRPESFLIKRGEAFASGQSQGDILALNVNKFPLRLLKLPLPVNRYLGSGKIAGEFTGNLRMNQKTFATASGEIAVKNPEVGRLKGDNLVANFNYNGKQIRVVKGEFVKGESIYSLAGTVNKINTTPQIKGKLKVKEGKIQDVLTALQIYELSDIQRGLEEPTYGKASQLKTTPVGLPNQSLLTQLRRYSEIQALLARQKQQRRDASPFPELGNLKGTFNGEISLDTAEDKGISTQFDIKGKNFTWGTEEDPERYRAKQVIAQGAFENGILRLIPLRIESTNRLFSFSGAVGGDEQYGTLQVNNFPLEVLNNFVNLPVGLTGNLNGRAALAGSIKNPLTKGEFRITDGTLNQKGIESAAASFSYSNGRLNFASNVMINDAEPVDINGSIPYQLPFASVAPASNQINLDVNVKNEGLAVLNLISNQATFEKGEGEIQLTVRGTLQEPVVNGNATLNNATFSAQALPEKLTNVTGKVQFDFDTIVIDALQGDFSRGKVVAKGEIPIYDDQFIQINNPLAVTLDKLAINLKGLYQGGVGGKVVVKGSALSPIISGNINLSNGLVLLPENETENVAANSSGIKRLKANKQINQEENARGKFDNLKLTLSKDVKVERPPIISITASGLLNVNGTFSNPIPVGTLKLKKGGVNLFTTQFNIDKGEENTATFIKNQPRDPILDISLFAKVLDVIQNSDFSRANATGLAALETVRVEAEVNGPASKINENLELKSSPARTETEIVALLGGGFDGEGRASSAVGLLNIAGSAVFGNLQTAFNEIGTAFGLDELRIFPTIISDNPDAGKSNSTVELAAEAGVDVTNRISVSALKILTADDPFQFGINYRLKDRIRLRGSTNFDDDSRAVIEYQRRF, from the coding sequence GTTTTTCGATAATTATCAAGCAGTCAGGTTTGAAGTCGGAGGAAAACCGGGGCGCAGCGGTAATGTTTCGGTGAGAGGTAAGGTAGGGATTAAAACAAAAACGGGTAATTTACAGTTACAGGTAGAAGATTTAATCGCATCAGAAGTTACACCTCTTGTTGAGCTACCAATTAACTTAAAGGGAGGGAAAATAAATGGGGATTTACAGGTAAAATTACCTGCTGGGGAAAAAATACAGCCTTTATTATACGGCAACGCTCGGGTTGAAGGATTGAGTTTCCAGGTTGCTCGAATGCCAAAGCCGTTGGTGAATTCTCAGGGAACTTTGCAGTTTGACGGTACAAAAGTCAGATTGAACGATGTAGTTACCAGTTACGGAAAAATTCCTTTGAGTGGTGGCGGTATTATTGATTGGAAAACAGGTTACGATTTGACGGCTCGGGTGAATGCTGTTAGCGTCAACGATACTTTACAAACTCTTGAGATTCAGTCACCTTTACCGGTAGGTGGAGTTGTCAAAGGCGATTTGAAGATGACGGGGGCTATTACTCAACCAATTATTTCCGGTACCGTTGCCACCGTTAAGCCAGGTATTGTGGATAAAGTGAAGTTAAAAACCGCTAGCGGTAAATTTGCTTTTGTTACAGCCGATTCAACAATTACTTTTACAGATATTCGCGGTACTGCTGCTGTAGGTGGAGATGTGCGCGGTGCCGGTAAAATTTTAATGGGTGACGATACGGTAGGTAGAAGTTCCCAAGTTAATTTTAATTTTCTCACTAGCAACGCACCTGGGGATAGTTTCGCGAGAATTTATGATATTCCTACACCTTCGTTTCAAGTTGGGAGAGTCGCAGCAACTGCTAATTTAAGCGGTACGCCGGAAACTCTTCGCACTCTGGTAGAATTTAATGCTCCTCAAGCGACATATCCGGCAACGGGGGAAGTAGTTGTTAATCGGGATAGGAGCCTACAGTTTCGTAATGTAGCTTTGGCTGTGGCTGGCGGTACGGCTTTAGCTTACGGGAGTTGGAATCAGCAGCGCTGGCAGGCTGTGGCGAATACTAAGGGTATAAAAATTAATCAGTTTGTCAGTCAGGAGCAGTTAGAAAAGGTAAATCTTGATAGTGCTGATTTTAACGGTAAGGTGATTGTTTCTGGTTCTTCCACACCGTTTAAAATCGCTCAAATAAAAACTGAAAATGCCGATATTAAGGTTGCTGGGGGAAGAGTTGCAGTTAATTCAGTCAAGTTTAACGAGCAAGATTTTTCCGCCGATTTAGTCGCTTCTGGGGTTCAAGTCGGACGTTTATTCAAAAATGCTAATTTACCTATTAATGGTTCTTTGAACGGTAAGTTTCAGGTATCGGGAAGTACTAGCAATTTCGATATGAAAACTTTGCAGGTGCGGGGTAATGCTGGTTTAGCGGCTGCGGGAGGAACCATTACAGCGTCGGATATTCGGGTAAAAGACGGTATTTATTTAGCTAGAGTTAAAGCTAATAATTTACAGTTGCAGCAATTATCAGAGCAAATACCAAAGTCGTTTAAAGGGAAATTGAGGGGAGATTTTGACGTTGCGGGTTCTTTGGATTCCTTTCAACCAGAAAGTATAGTAGCTAATGGTAAAGCTGAAATAGAAACCGCAGGTGGTACAGTTGCAGCCAATAATATTCGAGTCAAAAACGGAGTTTATTTAGCTGATGTCGCGGCAAATAATGTCCGAGTGCGGGAATTGTCGCAGCAGATTCCGAAGTCTTTTTCTGGCAGATTAACTGGTAACTTTAATGTTGCTGGTTCCCTAGATTCTTTTGCGCCGGAAAATTTGATTGTATCGGGGAAAGGAAATTTAAATACTGCTGCCGGTAGAATTTTAGCGAGGGATATTGAGTTTGCGAGAGGACAATATCGCGCCAAAATTGGGGTGAATAATATAGATGTACGTCAATTATCGCCGCAAATACCTTCATCTTTCCCAGGAAAATTAACGGGGAATTTTGATGTTGCAGGTTCGACAAAATCCTTGGAAGATTTAACTATATCTGGAAATGGTTTTGTGAATGCAGCAGGGGGTAGGATTACTGCTGCCGAGATTGCAGTTTATAACGGTAGATATCAAGCCAAGGTTGTTGCGAATGATTTGTTAGTAAGACAATTATCGCCGCAAATTCCCAAATCTTTTGCAGGAAGATTAACTGGTAAATTTGATGTTGCAGGTTCGGTAAATTCTTTTGAAGATTTAACTGCGTCGGGAAATGCTGCGATAAATACTGGTGCTGGTAAGATTACAGCATCGGATATTTTGGTTAATAACGGTAATTATCAAGCTGTAGTTGCTGCTAATCAAATCAAAATCAGACAAATTGCACCACAGGTACCGGAAGTTTTAGCTGGAACATTAACCGGAAAACTGAATATTGCAGGTTCGCTAAATTCCTTTGATAGTTTAACTGCTGCGGGTAACGCTGCGATAGATGCAGCAGGTGGTAAAATTGCAGCGTCTAACATCCAATTGAAAAACGGAAGCTATCAAGCAATTGTTAATGCTGCGAATTTGGAATTAAACCAGTTAAATCAAAACTTGCGCGGTAAGTTTAACGGTAATTTACAAGTTGCCGGTAACTGGAAGAATCCCAGTTTAGCTGACGTGCGGGCTAACGGAAACGTACAGTTTTCCCAAGGAATTCCGGGATTTGAGAAACCAATCGATGCAGCGATCGCCTGGAATGGTAATAAACTAAAAATTCAACGAGCCAGCGCACCGGGTTTATATATAAGCGGCGATATTTTTGCTAATGCCAAGAGTACGGGAATACCTACAATTACGCAGTTGGATTTGAATGTCCGAGCTAATGATTTTGATTTGCAGCAGTTACCTGTAGATGTTTACAATGCTGTTGACGTGGCTGGTAAAGTAGATTTTAACGGTAAAATTACTGGTAAACTACCTATACCAAACATCGTAGGGCAAGTAGCACTAAAAGATTTTGCAGTTAACGATATTGCATTTGAGCCAGTTTTAGCTGGTAACGTGAAATCGCAACAAGGAAGCAGTTTGCAATTAAATGTTGCGGGAAAGCAAGATAAAATATCGGTTAATTTGAATGCTAATAATCGTCCCGAATCTTTTTTAATTAAACGTGGTGAAGCATTTGCTTCCGGTCAATCTCAAGGAGATATCTTAGCACTGAACGTGAATAAATTTCCTTTACGGCTATTAAAATTACCTTTACCAGTTAATCGCTATCTTGGTTCCGGTAAAATAGCTGGAGAATTTACCGGAAACCTGCGAATGAATCAAAAAACCTTTGCTACAGCTTCAGGAGAGATTGCGGTCAAAAATCCAGAAGTTGGACGCTTAAAAGGCGATAATTTGGTTGCGAATTTTAATTATAATGGCAAACAAATTAGGGTTGTTAAAGGTGAATTTGTCAAAGGAGAAAGCATTTATAGCCTTGCCGGGACAGTAAACAAAATAAATACGACACCGCAAATTAAAGGCAAGCTAAAAGTTAAAGAAGGTAAAATACAAGACGTTTTAACAGCACTGCAAATATACGAATTATCAGATATTCAACGTGGTTTAGAAGAACCAACTTATGGTAAAGCAAGTCAACTCAAAACAACTCCAGTCGGTTTACCAAATCAAAGTTTATTAACACAACTGCGTCGCTATTCAGAAATACAAGCATTATTAGCACGACAAAAACAACAGCGACGCGATGCTTCTCCTTTTCCAGAATTAGGAAACTTGAAAGGAACCTTTAATGGTGAAATCAGCTTAGATACAGCCGAAGACAAAGGAATAAGTACGCAATTTGATATTAAAGGGAAAAACTTTACTTGGGGTACCGAAGAAGATCCAGAACGCTATAGGGCAAAACAAGTTATTGCTCAAGGTGCTTTTGAAAATGGAATTTTAAGATTAATCCCGTTACGGATCGAATCAACAAATAGACTTTTCAGCTTTAGCGGTGCGGTTGGTGGAGACGAACAATACGGTACTCTACAAGTAAATAATTTTCCTTTAGAAGTATTGAATAACTTTGTGAATTTGCCTGTAGGCTTAACTGGCAATCTTAATGGCAGAGCAGCTTTAGCCGGTAGTATTAAAAATCCTTTAACTAAAGGAGAATTTAGAATTACCGATGGAACTTTAAATCAAAAAGGAATAGAATCAGCCGCAGCGAGCTTCAGTTATAGCAACGGACGCTTAAATTTTGCTAGTAACGTCATGATTAATGATGCCGAACCCGTTGATATTAACGGCAGCATTCCTTATCAATTACCTTTTGCTTCAGTAGCTCCCGCAAGCAATCAAATTAATTTAGATGTAAATGTCAAAAATGAAGGGTTAGCCGTACTAAATTTAATTAGCAATCAAGCAACCTTTGAAAAAGGTGAAGGAGAAATTCAACTAACAGTACGCGGTACTTTACAAGAACCGGTAGTCAATGGCAATGCTACTCTTAATAATGCGACATTTTCGGCACAAGCTTTACCCGAAAAACTCACAAACGTTACGGGAAAAGTACAATTTGATTTTGACACCATAGTAATAGATGCTCTTCAAGGAGACTTTAGCCGAGGTAAGGTAGTAGCAAAAGGCGAAATTCCTATATATGACGACCAATTTATTCAAATTAACAACCCACTTGCAGTGACTTTGGATAAATTAGCGATAAATCTCAAAGGACTTTATCAAGGTGGTGTCGGAGGTAAAGTAGTTGTCAAAGGTTCCGCATTGAGTCCAATTATTAGCGGTAATATCAATTTGAGTAACGGCTTGGTATTGCTACCAGAAAATGAGACAGAAAATGTGGCTGCGAATAGTAGCGGAATCAAACGTTTAAAAGCGAATAAACAAATCAATCAAGAAGAAAATGCCAGAGGAAAATTTGATAACCTAAAATTAACTTTAAGCAAAGATGTCAAAGTCGAACGCCCTCCGATAATTAGCATTACAGCAAGCGGACTTCTAAACGTCAACGGTACATTTAGCAATCCCATACCGGTTGGCACTCTGAAATTGAAAAAAGGGGGAGTTAACTTATTTACTACCCAATTCAATATAGATAAAGGTGAAGAGAATACTGCCACATTTATAAAAAATCAACCCCGCGATCCAATTTTAGATATCAGCTTATTTGCTAAGGTATTAGATGTAATTCAAAATTCCGACTTTAGTAGAGCAAATGCCACTGGTTTAGCAGCTTTAGAAACGGTTCGTGTAGAAGCAGAAGTAAATGGTCCAGCTAGTAAAATTAATGAAAACCTAGAATTAAAAAGTAGCCCCGCACGCACTGAAACAGAAATTGTAGCTTTGTTAGGAGGTGGGTTTGATGGTGAGGGAAGAGCTAGTTCCGCCGTGGGATTGCTTAATATTGCCGGTTCGGCTGTTTTTGGTAATTTACAAACCGCATTTAATGAAATCGGTACTGCTTTCGGTTTAGACGAACTGCGAATATTTCCAACTATTATTTCTGACAATCCCGATGCCGGAAAAAGTAATTCAACTGTTGAACTTGCAGCAGAAGCTGGAGTCGATGTCACCAATAGAATTTCGGTTTCTGCTTTAAAGATTTTAACGGCAGATGACCCATTTCAATTTGGTATTAATTACCGATTAAAGGATAGAATTCGTCTTCGCGGTTCTACTAATTTTGATGATGATAGTCGTGCTGTGATTGAATATCAAAGAAGGTTTTGA